The following are encoded together in the Marinitoga litoralis genome:
- a CDS encoding GGDEF domain-containing protein, giving the protein MLLEYIDYISKVQYSHGFIFVLDNLKKMVDSLNVEIYISENPAEVPVNIYKFMKISESRNLIKISKIYKVDKPYKQKVLIEFKGEVLLLKYSILNASESELIKYIINKSHNWISLEIIDNLLKGSDLSYILLNSKQFLEEASKSDTDIDKLIYLYLTIITIGTGGEFNRAVFFQKSGNKYIASRALGFKGVNEANEIWNYMEKYHYDFEDKIREYKKMEYFSSLEKEIKHFYILEEDFTENDFFKEVLYNENNSIIIPSSILPKKLNNKLNIEGQCAISILKSNNGILGFVIADNKYNLKNITNNQLYFLDYISKQFSILYENKRHIESLKLEAKKDFLTGFYNRRSFDKYVNSLEQGKQDNVGIVIIDMDNFKKVNDEYGHHMGDELLRDISKIILDNIRETDKAFRYGGDEFVLMFENITKEDLYKILERIKNEYNKKTGYTFSAGAIICENPKEINKFIRRADEVLYEIKKSSKGKILIK; this is encoded by the coding sequence ATGTTATTAGAGTATATAGATTATATTTCTAAAGTTCAATACTCTCATGGTTTTATATTTGTATTAGATAATTTGAAAAAAATGGTAGATTCTTTAAATGTTGAAATTTACATTTCTGAAAATCCAGCAGAAGTTCCAGTGAATATATATAAATTTATGAAAATATCAGAAAGTAGAAATTTGATTAAAATTTCTAAAATTTATAAGGTTGATAAACCATATAAACAAAAGGTTTTAATTGAATTTAAAGGAGAAGTTTTGTTATTAAAATATTCAATATTAAATGCTTCAGAATCAGAATTGATAAAATATATAATTAATAAATCGCATAACTGGATATCTTTAGAAATAATTGATAATTTATTAAAAGGTAGCGATTTATCTTATATATTATTAAATTCCAAGCAATTTTTAGAAGAGGCATCAAAAAGTGATACTGATATTGATAAATTAATATATTTGTATTTAACAATTATAACAATAGGAACTGGCGGTGAATTTAATAGAGCTGTATTTTTTCAAAAAAGCGGAAATAAATATATTGCTTCTAGAGCATTAGGTTTTAAAGGTGTTAATGAAGCTAATGAAATATGGAATTACATGGAAAAATATCATTATGATTTTGAAGATAAAATTAGAGAATATAAAAAAATGGAATATTTTTCATCATTAGAAAAAGAAATAAAACACTTTTATATATTAGAAGAAGATTTTACAGAAAATGATTTTTTTAAAGAAGTGTTGTATAATGAAAATAATTCTATAATAATCCCCTCATCAATTTTACCTAAAAAATTGAATAACAAATTAAATATAGAAGGGCAATGTGCTATTAGTATTTTAAAAAGTAATAACGGGATTTTAGGCTTTGTTATTGCTGATAATAAATATAATTTAAAAAACATAACAAATAACCAATTATATTTTTTGGATTATATATCAAAACAATTTTCAATACTATATGAAAACAAAAGACATATTGAATCATTAAAATTAGAGGCAAAAAAAGATTTCTTGACAGGATTTTATAATAGAAGAAGCTTTGATAAGTATGTTAATTCTTTAGAGCAGGGAAAACAAGATAATGTAGGTATTGTAATTATAGACATGGATAATTTTAAAAAGGTTAATGATGAATATGGTCATCATATGGGAGATGAATTATTAAGGGATATATCTAAAATTATTTTAGATAATATTAGAGAAACAGATAAGGCATTTAGGTATGGTGGAGATGAATTTGTTTTAATGTTTGAAAATATAACAAAAGAAGACTTATATAAAATTTTAGAGAGAATAAAAAATGAGTATAATAAAAAGACAGGATATACATTTTCTGCAGGGGCTATTATATGTGAAAACCCTAAAGAAATTAATAAATTTATTAGAAGAGCTGATGAAGTGTTATATGAAATAAAAAAATCTTCTAAAGGCAAAATATTAATCAAATAA